The Flavivirga eckloniae genomic interval GAGACACCTGCTTTTTACTAGCGATATTTACTTCTAAAAGCTGAAAAAACTCTTCAAGGCGCTCCTGAACATACAAGTCTTTATTATTGGAATCTTTTTTGTTTGCATGTCTTAATCTCATTAATTCTATAAAAAGAATCCGAAGATTGGATGTTATTACTTCTTTATATGCTTCTGGCCTATTTTGGTATTCATTAAAAATTGACATCAACAAGGCATTCAATCTTGAAAAGTTGCCTTCACCTAATTGATAAAGGTTTTTAGTACTTGCTTTTTGCAATAAAATGTTTGGCTCTTTTTCAATTGGACAATAAAATTCAGAATTAAATTGAATCATAAAACCAATACTATCGCTTCTTAATTCAAGCCTGTGTACCTGGCCAGGACGAACGATAAAAACTGAATAATCTGATACCTCGTAGTTTACAAAATCTATTTCATGTTGCCCATAACCCT includes:
- a CDS encoding AraC family transcriptional regulator, coding for MEAIPIRHITATQKEPDLLGNFTIRNLQDLLDGKDMVHTLHRHDFYFILILKKGYGQHEIDFVNYEVSDYSVFIVRPGQVHRLELRSDSIGFMIQFNSEFYCPIEKEPNILLQKASTKNLYQLGEGNFSRLNALLMSIFNEYQNRPEAYKEVITSNLRILFIELMRLRHANKKDSNNKDLYVQERLEEFFQLLEVNIASKKQVSQYADMLNLSNYQLNAITKQTLGKTASELINEQIILESKRYLLATSNQVNQIAYQLGYEDVSYFIRFFKKHTGYSPEVFRQKLK